The Pseudomonas fragi DNA window GTGCATGCAGCGATCTATGACGCGCTGCGGTTGTGCAAGGATTTTTGACCCGACACCGAACCAATGTGGGAGCGGGCTTGCTCGCGATAAACGATTACGCGGTGCTGTTGATGCACCGCTTCGCCTGAATCGCGAGCAAGCCCGCTCCCACATCAGACCTGCCTGGTCTTTGGGAGCTTCACCATGCTCAATATCGTTCTTCCCATCCTGCTGTTCGCCGCCCTCGCCCTGACGATAGTGGGCGCCGTGCGTCGTATGAACATGTGGCGCCGTGGCCGCCCGGCCAGGGTCGATCTGCTTGGCGGGCTGCTGGCCATGCCCCGGCGCTACATGGTCGACTTGCACCATGTGGTTGCCCGCGACAAATACATGGCCAACACCCACGTCGCTACGGCTGGCGGCTTTGTGCTGGCGGCCGTGCTGGCGATTCTGGTGCATGGCCTGGGGTTGAATAACCGCATCCTCGGCTATGTCTTGCTGTTGGCCACGGCGCTGATGTTTGTGGGCGCGCTGTTTGTGTTCAAGCGTCGCCTCAACCCGCCGTCGCGGCTGTCCAAAGGCCCGTGGATGCGCCTGCCGAAAAGCCTGCTGGTGTTTTCAGCGAGTTTTTTTGTCCTCACCCTGCCGGTGGCCGGTGTGTTGCCCGAAGGCTTTGGCGGCTGGGCGCTGGCGGCGGTGCTGGCGCTTGGTGTGCTGTGGGGCGTGTCCGAGCTGTTCTTTGGCATGACCTGGGGCGGGCCGATGAAGCATGCCTTCGCCGGTGCCCTGCACCTGGCCTGGCACCGTCGCCCCGAACGCTTTGGCGGTGGCCGCTCCACGGGCCTCAAGCCGCTGGACCTGAGCGACCGCAGCGCACCTTTGGGGGTGGAAAAACCCAAGGACTTCACCTGGAACCAACTGTTGGGCTTTGATGCCTGCGTGCAATGCGGTAAATGCGAAGCCGCGTGCCCGGCCTTCGCCGCCGGCCAGCCGCTCAACCCGAAAAAGCTGATTCAGGACATGGTGGTCGGGCTGGCGGGTGGCACCGATGCCCATTTTGCGGGTAGCCCGTACCCTGGCAAACCGATTGGTGAACATGGCGGTAACCCGCACCAGCCGATCGTCAACGGCCTGGTCGATGCCGACACGCTGTGGTCCTGCACCACTTGCCGTGCCTGCGTTGAAGAGTGCCCGATGATGATCGAGCATGTGGACGCCATCGTCGATATGCGCCGCTTTCTGACCCTGGAAAAAGGCGCGACGCCGAACAACGGTGCCCAGGTGCTGGATAACCTGATCGCCACCGATAACCCCGGCGGTTTTGCCCCCGGCGGGCGGATGAACTGGGCAGCAGACCTGAGCCTTGACCTGATGCGCGACAAGCCCGCCGCAGACGTGCTGTTCTGGGTCGGTGACGGTGCCTTCGACATGCGTAACCAGCGTACCCTGCGTGCTTTCGTCAAAGTGCTCAAGGCCGCGCGGGTCAACTTTGCCGTGCTGGGCCTGGAGGAGCGCGACAGTGGCGACGTGGCCCGGCGCCTGGGCGATGAAGCGACCTTTCAGGCGCTGGCCAAACGCAATATCCAGACCCTGGCGCAGTACCGCTTCCAGCGCATCGTCACCTGTGACCCGCACAGTTTCCATGTGCTGAAAAACGAATACGGCGCCTTTGGCGGCGAGTACCTTGTGCAACATCACAGCACTTACATGGCCGAGCTGATCAGTGCCGGCCTGCTCAATCTCGCTGCGGATGCGGGTGGCAGCGTGACCTATCACGACCCCTGCTACCTGGGCCGCTACAACGGCGAATACGAGGCGCCGCGCGCGGTGTTGCGCGCGCTGGGCATTGAGGTCAAGGAGATGCAGCGCTCGGGCTTTCGCTCCCGTTGCTGCGGTGGCGGTGGCGGCGCGCCGATTACCGACATCCCCGGCAAACAGCGGATCCCCGACATGCGTATGGAAGACATCCGCGAGACGGGCGCCGAACGCGTAGCGGTGGGTTGCCCGCAATGCACGGCGATGCTCGAAGGGGTGGTCGAGCCCCGTGCACAAATCAAGGACATTGCCGAACTGGTGGCCGATGCGCTGATAGAAGACTCAGCTGCGGCCAAACCGGCCCGGCGCCCTGAAGCTGAGGTGATCGCATGAGTGACATTATTCGCCGCGACCCGCGTGCCGAGCGGATCGCCCGCAACCGTCTGCATCCGTTGCACGCGGCCATGCAACCCGCGCAGCAGAGCTGGATGGGACCCAATGGCGTAGTGCGCAAAAACGTCCACGGTGTGGGCTTTATTGGCCCCAATGGCATCAAGCGCATAGACCGCAGCGGTGCGCAGCAGGGCGGGGCGAGCAAGCGTCCGGCCCAGGCCGAGGTGCAATTGCCACTGCATCAGATCACGGCTGCAGCTTTTTATATCGCCGTGGTGCCGGACATGGTCGGCG harbors:
- the dgcB gene encoding dimethylglycine demethylation protein DgcB; this encodes MLNIVLPILLFAALALTIVGAVRRMNMWRRGRPARVDLLGGLLAMPRRYMVDLHHVVARDKYMANTHVATAGGFVLAAVLAILVHGLGLNNRILGYVLLLATALMFVGALFVFKRRLNPPSRLSKGPWMRLPKSLLVFSASFFVLTLPVAGVLPEGFGGWALAAVLALGVLWGVSELFFGMTWGGPMKHAFAGALHLAWHRRPERFGGGRSTGLKPLDLSDRSAPLGVEKPKDFTWNQLLGFDACVQCGKCEAACPAFAAGQPLNPKKLIQDMVVGLAGGTDAHFAGSPYPGKPIGEHGGNPHQPIVNGLVDADTLWSCTTCRACVEECPMMIEHVDAIVDMRRFLTLEKGATPNNGAQVLDNLIATDNPGGFAPGGRMNWAADLSLDLMRDKPAADVLFWVGDGAFDMRNQRTLRAFVKVLKAARVNFAVLGLEERDSGDVARRLGDEATFQALAKRNIQTLAQYRFQRIVTCDPHSFHVLKNEYGAFGGEYLVQHHSTYMAELISAGLLNLAADAGGSVTYHDPCYLGRYNGEYEAPRAVLRALGIEVKEMQRSGFRSRCCGGGGGAPITDIPGKQRIPDMRMEDIRETGAERVAVGCPQCTAMLEGVVEPRAQIKDIAELVADALIEDSAAAKPARRPEAEVIA